The Triticum urartu cultivar G1812 unplaced genomic scaffold, Tu2.1 TuUngrouped_contig_6387, whole genome shotgun sequence genome has a window encoding:
- the LOC125530541 gene encoding lysM domain receptor-like kinase 3, translating to MDAIEAANGMPGPDPISTGKVYYIPLNSVPGQPYAAMSSALVPAPAPIQNTLPEISDHHSAKFPYGWVIGGMGVALALIAIALLALLMCKSFHYNHQGSNNQRKSPNQPMPHNFQLLKSGSFCYGSGRYFCCQFGNEKQSRKGGGDHHINVPKGMVVDVFDREKPIVFTYEEILASTDLFSDANLLGHGTYGSVYYGVLRDQEVAIKRMTSTNTKEFIVEMKVLCKVHHASLVELIGYAASKDELFLVYEYSQKGSLKNHLHDPQSKGYTPLSWIYRVQIALDAARGLEYIHEHTKDHYVHRDIKSSNILLDGSFRAKISDFGLAKLGVRSNDAEASVTKVVGTFGYLAPEYLRDGLATAKCDVYAFGVVLFELISGKEAITKAGAVGASSNSERRSLASVMLTALRNCHDPTCVGSLKDCIDPNLMDLYPHDCIYQMAMLAKQCADEDPVLRPDMKQAVITLSQILLSSIEWEATLGGNSQVFSGLVAGR from the exons TTCCTGGCCAGCCTTATGCTGCAATGTCTTCTGCCCTCGTTCCTGCACCAGCACCCATTCAAAATACTTTGCCAG AAATATCAGATCATCATTCAGCAAAATTCCCTTATGGATGGGTTATTGGGGGCATGGGAGTTGCACTTGCTTTGATTGCTATTGCTCTCCTTGCACTTCTGATGTGCAAATCCTTCCACTACAATCACCAAGGTTCAAATAACCAGAGAAAGAGTCCAAACCAGCCTATGCCTCATAATTTTCAACTACTTAAGAGTGGTAGTTTTTGTTATGGTTCTGGAAGATATTTCTGCTGCCAATTTGGCAATGAGAAGCAATCAAGAAAGGGTGGCGGGGATCATCATATCAATGTTCCAAAAG GTATGGTAGTAGACGTGTTTGATAGGGAAAAGCCTATTGTGTTTACATATGAAGAAATACTTGCATCGACCGATCTTTTTTCTGATGCAAATCTGCTGGGACATGGTACATATGGCTCTGTCTACTATGGGGTTCTTCGAGATCAG GAGGTCGCGATAAAGAGAATGACATCAACTAATACTAAAGAATTCATAGTAGAGATGAAAGTTCTTTGTAAGGTTCATCATGCTAGTCTG GTAGAGTTGATTGGCTATGCAGCAAGTAAGGACGAGCTGTTCCTGGTTTATGAATACTCTCAAAAAGGTTCACTCAAAAACCATCTTCATGATCCTCAAAGCAAAG GTTACACACCACTTTCTTGGATTTATAGGGTCCAAATTGCTCTTGATGCTGCTAGAGGACTGGAGTACATTCATGAGCATACAAAAGATCATTATGTTCATAGGGACATCAAATCAAGTAACATCTTGCTTGATGGTTCTTTCAGAGCGAAG ATTTCAGATTTCGGTCTTGCAAAACTGGGAGTAAGGTCCAATGATGCAGAGGCTTCTGTTACCAAAGTTGTGGGTACTTTTGGTTATTTGGCCCCAGA ATACCTGCGGGACGGCCTGGCAACTGCGAAATGCGATGTTTATGCTTTCGGGGTCGTACTTTTTGAGTTGATATCTGGAAAGGAGGCGATTACAAAGGCCGGCGCAGTTGGTGCAAGTTCAAACTCTGAAAGGCGTTCCTTGGCATCAGTT ATGTTGACTGCACTAAGGAATTGCCACGATCCAACGTGTGTGGGGAGCTTGAAAGACTGTATTGACCCTAATCTGATGGATCTGTATCCTCATGACTGCATATACCAG ATGGCTATGCTCGCGAAACAATGCGCCGATGAAGATCCTGTTCTACGGCCGGACATGAAGCAGGCAGTGATCACCCTGTCGCAGATACTGCTTTCGTCCATCGAGTGGGAGGCGACGCTGGGTGGGAACAGCCAGGTGTTCAGTGGTCTTGTTGCCGGGAGGTGA